A window of Streptomyces sp. NBC_01224 genomic DNA:
TGTAGTAGTCGCGGATTCGGTTGCGAAGGGTGCGGTAGGTGGTGCTTGAGCGGGTCTCGATCCACGGATGCTCGTCCGGCGGGACTGCCTGTGACGTCATCTGGCCGCCGAGCCAATCTGTTGCCTCTGTGAGCACGACTGTTCGTCCGAGGGCGGTCGCAGTCAGGGCCGCGGCAACTCCCCCGAGGCCACCGCCGATGACGGCGACGTCCGCTGAGATCTCCCGCTCACTCAACGCTCTTCCCCTTCGACACGTGGCCGCCTGCCAACGGGATTGGTCAGGGGTTCACGGGTGTCCCGTCGGTTGTTGTGATGGGCTGCTTGTGTCGACGTCACTGTTTTTGACTCCTCCTGGCGTCATCAGTCTCTCTACTGATGCGTATCAGACTAGACCACGGTGTGAGCGAATCGCCTCCCTCTTCGCGTTTTCGCGTGACGGGTGTCGGCGTACCCGTGAACGTCCCCACCCGCGAACGGCTGAAAGGTGACAGTTGTTGACACGGTGAGACCTCCTGCCCGGCACTCCGTTGCTCGGCCGTTTCGGGTGGAGGAAGGGGCTTGCGACGGTCTTGGCTCCGCATCGCTGGTCGGAACTGCGCCGCTTCCGTGGCCTGTTGGAGTCCGGCACGATCGGCCTGTCGGAGATCGCCGGGGAGACGGGGCTGGACCGGAAGACGGTCCGCAAGTACCTCTCGGCACCGCGGCCAAAGACGCCTGCTCGCCGGTCGCCGAACACGCACATTGCCGTCGCCCTCGCGGACTGCCGGGCCGGGTACCGAGCTACTTCACCGGCCTCGACGACGTGGTCCGCAACCTCAAGGCCGCCGAGGCCGCCGGGCGGCTGACCAACAACAAGCTCGGCGCTCACCTGCGGCCGAGCGTCCTCGTTGGCGACGAGGTTGGCTACCAGCCCCTCGAAGGAGGCAGAGGCGAACCTGGCCTTCCAGGTGATCTCGAAACGTCAGGAAAAGGGCTCGATCATCCTGATGTCGAACAAGACGTCAGCGAGTGGGGGCCAGGTCTTCGGCGGCGAAGTCGTCGCCACCGCGATCTCGACCGGATCCTGCACCGCCGTGAAGCGATCTCCGTCAACAGCCCCAACTGCCGGCTCAAGAACCGCCTCAGGGCAAACGAGCGAGAGAATGAAGCGGCCTGGCAGCTGGGGACATTCGTCCGGACACAACTGGGCAGGAAAGTCCGTACGCCAACAACGGGCGGCGCGCGGGAGCTCGTCCGTGCGTCAACCCCGAGGCTTGTCGAACGTGTCGTCCTTGAGCGGGAGGCACGGTAGCAAGCGGTGTGTCGGGCTGTCGACACCGTCGAGGACGCTCACGAGAAGCTGCACAGCCTCCGCGCCGAGCTGCCGTCTGGGTGCCGCGAGCGTTGTCCACTGTCTTGTTGTGTCGCCGGCTGCTTCCGAAAGTGCGACGACCGAGAGGTCGCGAGGAATCGCCAGACGTTGACTGTCAGCGAGCGTGGTGACCCAACGCAGTTGCGGAGACTCCTCGGCGAACACGGCGGTCGCTCCACGCAAGTCGAAGGAAGCGGCGTCATGTTGCGCGGTCTCAATCACACGGGCGCGCAGTCGGTGCCGCGCCATCGCCTGGTGGTACCCCTCGCGCCTCGCCGTGGTCGCCTCGAATCTCACGTCGTCCTCGAGGTAGGCGATCTCGGTGTGCCCGAGCGTGATGAGCTTCTCGACGGCGTTGTACACACCCGCCTCGTAGTCGGGGCTGACGAACGGGATGTCGACGCCCTCGATCGTTCTCCGACCGATGTGAACGAAGGGATAGCCGCTTTCCGCCAGGCGCTCGAGTTCGCTTCGCTCCCTGTCGAGACCGAGCAAGATCGTCCCATCGGCAACAGAGAGTTGGGAAGCGCCCTTGACGAAGAGGGGGCGCCTTCCTGTCGCGCTGTCTGTGGCAGTGAAGAGCAACAGGTTGTAGCCATCGAGCACCGCCTGCTCCTCGATCCCGACCAGGAACTCGTGGTAGAAGTTCATCTGGCTAATGGGAAAGATCGGTTCAAAAGTGTGCACGCCGATGAGCCGGTTGCGTGCTCCTCGCAGCTGACGAGCCGCGGCACTCGGCACGTAGCCGAGTGCTTCAACCGCAGCCATCACCTTGTCCCGAGTCTCCTGGGCGATGCCGTAACGATCGCCACTGCCGGTGATCACGGAGGACACGGTCGCCTGGGATACGCCAGCAAGTCGGGCGATGTCGGCTTGGCGCACTGGTCGCTTCGGTTTGTTTGCCATGCCTCGACACTAACGGCTGCCTCTCAGGTTTCGAACCTTGACTTTGCTTGCTCCTGCTGATTTTCTGTTACGCATCAGATCAGGCGGAATCGGGGCGATGAAGCGCGATCGGACGAGAACTGGGCAATGCCGCTCGAGCCGTTTTCTGCTTGCGGCTGCGCCCGCGCCTCCGACGACGCGGTGCTGAGTCGGACCGTGTGAACGTGGGACGCAGCGGAGCACTTCGCCCGTCTCGCAGGGAGTGCGATGGTGGAACTCTGGTGAGCAGAGCCAAGACGAAGACAAGAGCCGGCAGTCGAGAAGACGAACGTCAGATCGCCGCGCTGGTCCAATCGCGGCGCCCACGGTGGCAGTCGCGGGAACGCCTCGTTGGTACTTTCATGGCGCTGCCGTCGCTGATCCCACTCGTGCTGTTCGCGTTGCTTCCCGTCGCGTATGTGGTGTTCCTGAGCTTCACGCGGTACAACGGCGTGACGTCACCCCAGTGGATCGGCCTGGACAACTACCAACTCATGTTCAAGGACCAGTCCTGGTGGCAGGCGGTTCTGATCACCTTGGTTTTCGCTGTCGGACAGATCGTGATCGGGCTTCCGCTCTCATTGCTTCTGGCCATGGTGCTCAACAGCGGGATCAAAGGGATGGGACTGTTTCGGGGGCTCTTCTTCCTGCCCTATGTCATATCCATTGCCATCATCGGCATCGTGTTCTACTTTCTCCTCCGGCCCGACAACGGGGTGATCAACGGGATACTCCAAGCGCTGAACTTGCTCTCGACTGACGTCGATTGGCTGGGCAGCCAGGGAACGGCCCTCGCGAGCCTGGTCCTTGTCGGGGTATGGTCGAACTTCGGAATCAACATGGTGTTCTTCCTCGTTGCGTTGCAGACGGTTTCGAAAGACCTTCTGGAGAGCGCCCAGCTGGATGGCGCGAATGCGATCCAACGGTTCCGGCAC
This region includes:
- a CDS encoding LacI family DNA-binding transcriptional regulator — its product is MANKPKRPVRQADIARLAGVSQATVSSVITGSGDRYGIAQETRDKVMAAVEALGYVPSAAARQLRGARNRLIGVHTFEPIFPISQMNFYHEFLVGIEEQAVLDGYNLLLFTATDSATGRRPLFVKGASQLSVADGTILLGLDRERSELERLAESGYPFVHIGRRTIEGVDIPFVSPDYEAGVYNAVEKLITLGHTEIAYLEDDVRFEATTARREGYHQAMARHRLRARVIETAQHDAASFDLRGATAVFAEESPQLRWVTTLADSQRLAIPRDLSVVALSEAAGDTTRQWTTLAAPRRQLGAEAVQLLVSVLDGVDSPTHRLLPCLPLKDDTFDKPRG
- a CDS encoding carbohydrate ABC transporter permease; this translates as MSRAKTKTRAGSREDERQIAALVQSRRPRWQSRERLVGTFMALPSLIPLVLFALLPVAYVVFLSFTRYNGVTSPQWIGLDNYQLMFKDQSWWQAVLITLVFAVGQIVIGLPLSLLLAMVLNSGIKGMGLFRGLFFLPYVISIAIIGIVFYFLLRPDNGVINGILQALNLLSTDVDWLGSQGTALASLVLVGVWSNFGINMVFFLVALQTVSKDLLESAQLDGANAIQRFRHVSLPLLAPITRVVVVLSIVFSLRSFDLVKTLTDGGPAGQTDVMYTYLFDYFFGTDRGSQYGYASALAVVASIIAAIVSLVYMAVSRDRAAREQTATAKKGKR